The DNA segment AAATGGCAGGGGTGGAGGGACTCGAACCCCCAACATCCGGTTTTGGAGACCGGCGCTCTACCAATTCGAGCTACACCCCTAATGTGGGAGGCATCTGAGATCGTGGTTGCCCCCGCCGGGTTGAAGCGGACGAGCCGCTTAACCCGGCGACGGAGAACGTCGCCGGCCCTGATGCCCGCCGCTCGATTCGAGCGAGGCGGCCCAATCCGAAGGCCCGGACCGCCCTCGCCGATCTCGAGAAGCTCCGGAAAACGCATCAGACCTTGCCTTCCTTGTGCGGCGTGTGCTTGCGGCAGAAGCGGCAGAACTTGCTGCGCTCGAGCTTGTCCGTGTTCGTCTTCTTGTTCTTCGTGGTCGTGTAGTTCTTGCGTTTGCACGCGCTGCACGCCAGAGAGATGATGTCCTGCACGTCCGCCCCCTTACTGAATGATCTCGGTGATGGTTCCGGCGCCGACGGTGCGGCCGCCCTCGCGGATGGCGAACCGCAGCCCCTTCTCCATGGCGATGGGCGTGATCAGCTCGATCTCCATCGCCACGTTGTCGCCCGGCATCACCATCTCC comes from the Thermoanaerobaculia bacterium genome and includes:
- the tuf gene encoding elongation factor Tu (EF-Tu; promotes GTP-dependent binding of aminoacyl-tRNA to the A-site of ribosomes during protein biosynthesis; when the tRNA anticodon matches the mRNA codon, GTP hydrolysis results; the inactive EF-Tu-GDP leaves the ribosome and release of GDP is promoted by elongation factor Ts; many prokaryotes have two copies of the gene encoding EF-Tu), with the translated sequence EMVMPGDNVAMEIELITPIAMEKGLRFAIREGGRTVGAGTITEIIQ
- the rpmG gene encoding 50S ribosomal protein L33 — translated: MQDIISLACSACKRKNYTTTKNKKTNTDKLERSKFCRFCRKHTPHKEGKV